In Dehalococcoidia bacterium, one genomic interval encodes:
- a CDS encoding sigma-70 family RNA polymerase sigma factor translates to MTAVSIEDASMPRRLTGSGAVNDWRPTLPGSMDPKTLHYAYGAHREAAYRLAYRILGDGPASEDAVQDAFLKLWTGATQFDPSRGSMRGLLMTIARHTSIDAIRRRARRLRTEGAYCTDATRTSDGPEQATERSEDVRKVRRALLMLPNRQRSVIEMAFISGLTHRQIAAKMAIPVGTVKSRMRLGMRKLALTLGDERER, encoded by the coding sequence ATGACCGCTGTATCCATCGAAGACGCATCCATGCCACGCCGTCTCACCGGCAGCGGAGCCGTCAACGACTGGCGGCCCACCCTCCCCGGCAGCATGGATCCGAAGACACTGCACTATGCGTACGGCGCCCATCGCGAGGCCGCGTACAGGCTCGCCTACCGGATCCTCGGTGACGGGCCCGCGTCGGAGGATGCCGTGCAGGATGCGTTCCTCAAGCTTTGGACAGGCGCCACACAGTTCGACCCGTCACGTGGCTCCATGCGCGGGCTGCTGATGACGATCGCGCGCCACACATCGATCGATGCCATACGGCGCCGTGCCCGGCGCCTGCGCACAGAAGGCGCGTATTGCACCGACGCGACACGCACAAGCGACGGGCCCGAGCAGGCGACCGAGCGCAGCGAGGACGTGCGGAAGGTCAGACGCGCACTGCTCATGCTGCCAAACAGACAACGGAGCGTGATCGAGATGGCATTCATCTCCGGGCTCACTCATCGGCAGATCGCCGCGAAGATGGCCATCCCGGTCGGCACCGTGAAAAGCCGCATGCGGCTTGGGATGCGAAAGCTCGCCTTGACCCTGGGCGACGAGCGAGAACGGTGA
- a CDS encoding ATP-binding protein — translation MLVPALVAVGAFALAMSLLLAIDDTNGRIGGVAVLVFATIAIASAIVALLIVAIASVLRIRAGDIERARMHAMTTATDDGICCVDQDGRLTYVNPAAERMLGWRFQDHKGDALADVFRLSHREGIPVDQDPPLLAAVLASESYAGRDVVVCDDGRLLFVDVRVAPIMLHGAKTGAVVVFADDTDRSREEQAKDDFVGFASHELRNPLTAMLGFSSWLARKLEQEPWRFDADTAEAIAALASETGRMESIIELFLDLTQIRMDRLSLEPDLVDVTKLLRQEGSAVRSRYPAATVEESLPNGRVLAIMDEQRLRQVVLNLLDNAAKYGGTNPRVMLSLTASDSIAEIRVKDSGSGIPLEDQQHIFERFFRSAAPATGRKTGFGIGLYVTRQIVDRMGGELSFISEEGSGTEFTLRLPLAREEFLDGARLETEEPALAR, via the coding sequence TTGCTTGTCCCTGCGCTGGTTGCCGTCGGCGCCTTTGCGCTTGCCATGTCGCTCTTGCTCGCCATCGACGATACGAACGGACGAATCGGCGGCGTCGCTGTCCTCGTGTTCGCCACAATTGCCATCGCGTCCGCGATCGTCGCGCTGTTGATCGTCGCGATCGCGAGTGTCTTGCGGATTCGCGCAGGCGATATCGAACGCGCACGGATGCACGCCATGACGACCGCGACCGATGATGGCATATGTTGCGTCGACCAGGACGGCCGGCTCACGTATGTGAATCCGGCCGCAGAGCGCATGCTGGGTTGGCGCTTCCAGGATCATAAAGGCGACGCGCTGGCAGACGTGTTCCGGCTCAGCCACCGTGAGGGGATCCCGGTGGACCAGGATCCTCCGCTCCTCGCCGCCGTCCTCGCCAGCGAGTCCTATGCCGGTCGTGATGTCGTCGTCTGTGACGACGGCCGCCTCCTCTTCGTCGACGTGCGCGTCGCGCCAATCATGCTGCATGGGGCGAAGACAGGTGCGGTTGTCGTGTTCGCCGACGACACGGACCGCAGTCGAGAGGAGCAGGCCAAGGATGACTTCGTCGGCTTCGCGTCACACGAACTGAGGAACCCGCTCACCGCGATGCTCGGGTTCTCGTCGTGGCTCGCGAGAAAGTTGGAGCAGGAGCCCTGGCGGTTCGACGCTGACACCGCAGAAGCCATTGCCGCGCTTGCTTCCGAGACCGGCAGGATGGAGTCAATCATCGAGCTGTTCCTGGATCTGACGCAGATACGCATGGACCGGCTAAGCCTCGAGCCTGATCTCGTCGACGTGACCAAGCTGCTCCGCCAGGAGGGGTCCGCGGTGAGGAGCCGTTATCCTGCCGCCACAGTCGAAGAAAGCCTCCCCAACGGCAGGGTGCTGGCGATCATGGATGAGCAGCGGTTGCGCCAGGTCGTCCTGAATCTGCTCGACAACGCCGCCAAGTACGGAGGCACAAATCCCCGCGTCATGCTCTCCCTCACAGCGTCTGACTCGATTGCCGAGATCCGCGTAAAGGACTCTGGTTCGGGCATTCCTCTCGAAGACCAGCAGCACATCTTCGAACGCTTCTTTCGAAGCGCCGCGCCGGCAACGGGCCGGAAGACGGGGTTCGGCATTGGCCTGTATGTCACCAGGCAAATCGTGGATCGCATGGGCGGCGAACTCTCGTTCATCAGCGAAGAGGGCAGCGGTACCGAGTTCACGCTTCGGCTGCCGCTCGCGCGGGAAGAGTTCCTTGACGGCGCTCGCCTTGAAACAGAGGAACCGGCACTGGCTCGTTAG
- a CDS encoding Crp/Fnr family transcriptional regulator, which produces MDWHARTRRPPLNASARTPPSSPHRRAIANRILSALPKADYERILPDLKVVPLKFRIALHEPGDKMPYVFFPSTGVISMLTVMGDGAAVEISTIGNEGMADLFVFLGLEESDSRLLVQVPGSAMRMESERFREHVEQLPRLRALLGYYAVASFALVSQSAACNRMHPVVERCARWLLMTHDRVDAAEFPMTHVFLSEMLGVTRPTVSVAAEGLQEAGLITYHRGKVTVLDRPGLEAASCECYRLVRERFDRLAGGSDDDSNGRRLLSSGEHASA; this is translated from the coding sequence TTGGATTGGCACGCCCGAACCCGGAGGCCGCCTTTGAACGCAAGCGCTCGTACTCCTCCATCGAGCCCGCATCGACGCGCGATCGCGAATCGCATCCTCTCTGCTCTCCCGAAAGCGGACTACGAGCGCATCCTTCCCGATCTGAAGGTGGTTCCGCTCAAATTCCGCATCGCCCTCCATGAGCCGGGCGACAAGATGCCGTATGTCTTCTTTCCCAGTACGGGTGTCATTTCGATGCTGACGGTGATGGGCGATGGGGCTGCGGTGGAGATCTCTACCATCGGCAACGAAGGAATGGCGGATCTCTTCGTATTCTTGGGCCTGGAAGAGTCCGACTCGAGGCTGCTCGTTCAGGTCCCCGGCAGCGCGATGCGGATGGAAAGCGAGCGGTTTCGCGAGCACGTGGAGCAGCTCCCGCGCCTACGAGCGCTCCTCGGATACTACGCCGTCGCATCGTTTGCCCTCGTCTCGCAGTCCGCGGCCTGCAATCGTATGCATCCCGTCGTCGAACGCTGCGCACGCTGGCTGCTTATGACGCACGACCGGGTGGACGCGGCTGAGTTCCCGATGACACATGTCTTCCTGTCGGAGATGCTCGGCGTCACCCGTCCGACCGTGTCCGTTGCCGCCGAAGGCCTCCAGGAAGCTGGCCTGATCACCTACCACCGCGGGAAGGTCACCGTGCTCGATCGCCCCGGCCTCGAGGCAGCAAGCTGCGAATGCTATCGCCTCGTTCGGGAGCGCTTTGATCGTTTGGCCGGGGGCAGCGACGACGACTCGAACGGGCGGCGCCTGTTGTCCTCAGGCGAGCACGCCTCGGCCTGA